A section of the Elizabethkingia anophelis R26 genome encodes:
- the gltB gene encoding glutamate synthase large subunit, whose translation MKNYGLYRPEFEFDSCGVGFVANIKGVKSHKVVADAITMLENMEHRGATGYESNTGDGAGIQIQIPHELLDEEASTYGIDLPRLGDYGVGMFFFPKNVALIDECKNIIQHAADRLELNILGYRPVPVNNIELGELAKEVEPVMEMIFIEKPFGIDDENSFERKLFVFRNYISNQINNVLQNDPIGFYVASLSCRKLVYKGQLRSIQIRHYFRDLTNPKLTSAFGMVHSRFATNTSPTWSLAQPFRYIAHNGEINTVQGNLNWLKSSQKTFTSPYFTAQEVDMLLPLVTPDQSDSAYLDNMVEMLVHAGRSLPHVMMMLIPEAWDGNEIMEDYKKHFYEFHACVMEPWDGPASISFTDGKIIGATLDRNGLRPSRFCVTSDDMVVMASESGALPVDPAKIIKSGRLQPGKMFLVDLAKGKIVSDEELKKEICTSQPYKEWLDSQKIRLEELPAPRIRFTMLQTDDIFKYQQAFGYTREDLDQVIKPMALTGKEPIGSMGFDAPLAVLSEKPQHLSSYFKQLFAQVTNPPIDPIRERMVMSLATIIGGNGNILSEDKNFAHSITLKQPILNNEQLEKLRSIDTGNFQAKTIHTYFKADGNPGSLKRGIDRICRYAMDAVEDGFDVLILSDRAIDSDHVAIPTLLACSAVHHHLVRKGARRKIGIVIEAGDIWEVHHFAALLGFGATAINPYLALASIRQLHLAGEIEGDLDQLKKNYLKSVGDGLLKIFSKMGISTLQSYQGSQIFEIVGINKMVVNSCFTGAISRIEGIGFDEIAKEALIKHNNAFRPVMKQDVLQEGGIYQWKKTGEYHQYNPNTVHLLQQATWKNDYEIFKKYSRAVNVGNDAPVSLRALLELRNDREAIAIEEVEPIENILKRFATGAMSFGSISWEAHTTLAIAMNRIGAKSNTGEGGEDEQRYDLLQNGDSMRSAIKQVASGRFGVTSRYLAEAEEIQIKMAQGAKPGEGGQLPGDKVDSWIGKTRHATPGVGLISPPPHHDIYSIEDLAQLIFDLKNANRHARISVKLVSKAGVGTIASGVAKAKADHILISGYDGGTGASPISSVRHAGLPWELGLAETHQTLIKNKLRQRVTIQTDGQIKTGRDIVIATLLGAEEWGIATSALIVQGCILMRKCHLNTCPVGIATQNPDLRAKFSGSADHLVNYFRFLATEVRELMAALGFRTIDEMVGQYQCLTKKDKLKHWKHQNINLNDFLQKVENDLPLVKSEDQDNELDDSISWKMLEAAQEALQNEGKVRAFFEVKNTDRAIGTILSHEITKKYKSEGMNEDSLVFDFKGTAGQSYGAFCNKGLTMILEGDANDYFGKGLSGAKLAVKLPKESKIKAHENSIIGNVALYGATSGKAFINGMAGERFCVRNSGATAVVEGVGDHGCEYMTGGTVVILGDVGRNFGAGMSGGIAYVWDINKSLDKNFNPDMADLESLEESDVQLIKQLIEEHVAITGSEIGQYLLSDFEQALGYFVKVYPRDYKKALLKQKENKETN comes from the coding sequence ATGAAGAACTATGGATTGTACAGACCTGAATTTGAATTTGACTCTTGTGGTGTTGGCTTTGTAGCTAATATTAAGGGAGTAAAAAGCCATAAAGTTGTTGCAGATGCAATAACAATGTTGGAAAATATGGAGCACAGAGGAGCTACTGGCTACGAAAGTAATACTGGGGACGGTGCAGGTATACAAATCCAGATTCCGCATGAATTACTGGATGAAGAGGCTTCTACTTATGGAATAGATTTACCTCGATTAGGAGACTATGGGGTAGGAATGTTTTTCTTTCCTAAAAATGTAGCACTTATCGATGAATGTAAAAATATTATTCAGCATGCTGCAGATAGGCTAGAGTTAAATATTTTGGGCTACAGACCTGTTCCTGTAAACAATATTGAACTTGGGGAGCTTGCAAAGGAAGTAGAACCAGTAATGGAAATGATTTTCATAGAAAAGCCTTTCGGAATTGATGATGAAAATAGTTTTGAAAGAAAACTTTTCGTTTTCCGCAATTATATAAGCAATCAGATTAATAATGTTCTGCAAAATGATCCCATTGGTTTTTATGTAGCTTCGCTTTCATGTAGAAAGCTTGTTTACAAAGGACAGTTGAGGAGTATACAGATCAGACACTATTTCAGAGATTTAACCAATCCCAAACTTACTTCTGCTTTTGGAATGGTGCATTCTCGTTTTGCTACTAATACTTCGCCTACATGGAGTCTTGCACAACCTTTTAGATATATAGCACATAACGGAGAGATTAATACGGTACAAGGAAATCTTAACTGGTTAAAATCTTCTCAGAAAACTTTTACAAGTCCTTATTTTACTGCTCAGGAAGTAGATATGCTTTTGCCATTGGTTACTCCTGATCAGTCAGATTCAGCATATCTGGATAATATGGTAGAAATGTTGGTACATGCAGGCCGATCTTTACCACACGTTATGATGATGCTTATTCCTGAAGCATGGGATGGTAACGAGATCATGGAAGATTACAAAAAACATTTCTATGAGTTCCATGCCTGTGTAATGGAACCGTGGGACGGACCTGCTTCTATCTCATTTACGGATGGTAAAATTATCGGAGCCACTTTGGACAGAAACGGACTACGCCCGTCAAGATTTTGTGTTACCTCCGATGATATGGTTGTGATGGCTTCAGAATCTGGTGCTTTGCCTGTAGATCCTGCTAAAATTATTAAAAGCGGACGTCTTCAGCCTGGAAAAATGTTTCTGGTAGACCTTGCCAAAGGTAAGATTGTCAGTGATGAAGAACTTAAAAAAGAAATATGTACTTCTCAGCCTTACAAAGAATGGCTGGATAGTCAGAAGATACGTTTGGAAGAGTTGCCAGCACCGAGAATTCGTTTTACTATGCTACAGACAGATGATATTTTTAAATATCAGCAGGCATTTGGTTATACACGTGAAGATTTGGATCAGGTTATTAAACCTATGGCACTTACCGGAAAAGAGCCTATTGGTTCTATGGGATTCGATGCTCCTTTGGCTGTGCTTAGCGAAAAACCACAGCACCTAAGCTCATATTTTAAACAGTTATTTGCCCAGGTAACCAATCCGCCAATTGATCCTATTCGGGAGAGAATGGTGATGTCTCTGGCTACTATCATTGGCGGAAATGGGAATATTCTTTCCGAAGACAAAAACTTTGCTCATTCTATTACTTTAAAACAGCCGATTCTAAATAATGAACAGTTGGAAAAACTCAGAAGTATAGACACTGGGAATTTTCAGGCAAAAACAATTCATACATACTTCAAAGCAGATGGAAATCCTGGTAGCCTGAAGCGAGGGATAGATCGTATTTGCAGATATGCAATGGATGCTGTGGAAGATGGATTCGATGTCCTGATACTTTCAGACAGAGCTATAGACTCCGACCATGTTGCTATTCCTACATTACTGGCATGCTCTGCTGTACATCACCATCTGGTACGTAAAGGTGCCCGACGGAAAATTGGTATTGTAATAGAAGCAGGAGATATATGGGAAGTACACCATTTTGCTGCCTTATTAGGTTTTGGCGCTACGGCAATTAACCCATATCTGGCACTAGCTTCTATCAGACAATTACATTTAGCCGGAGAGATAGAAGGGGATTTGGATCAGCTTAAAAAGAATTACTTAAAGTCTGTAGGAGACGGATTATTGAAGATCTTTTCTAAGATGGGAATTTCAACTTTACAGTCTTATCAGGGATCTCAGATATTTGAAATTGTTGGCATCAATAAAATGGTTGTGAATAGCTGTTTTACAGGAGCTATTTCCAGAATTGAAGGAATTGGATTTGATGAGATAGCCAAAGAAGCTCTCATTAAGCATAACAATGCTTTCCGTCCGGTAATGAAGCAAGATGTTTTGCAGGAAGGAGGAATTTATCAATGGAAAAAAACAGGTGAATACCACCAATATAATCCAAATACTGTTCATTTACTACAACAAGCCACGTGGAAAAACGATTATGAAATTTTCAAGAAATATTCCAGAGCAGTTAATGTCGGAAACGATGCGCCGGTAAGTCTAAGAGCATTACTGGAGCTTAGAAATGACCGTGAAGCAATAGCTATTGAAGAGGTGGAACCTATAGAAAATATACTAAAACGTTTTGCTACAGGAGCGATGTCCTTTGGTTCTATTTCCTGGGAAGCACATACAACATTAGCAATTGCAATGAATCGCATCGGAGCAAAAAGCAATACCGGAGAAGGGGGTGAAGATGAACAACGTTACGATTTATTACAAAATGGAGATAGTATGCGTTCCGCTATTAAGCAGGTTGCCTCAGGGCGGTTCGGTGTAACGAGCAGATATCTTGCTGAAGCAGAAGAAATCCAGATAAAAATGGCGCAGGGTGCTAAGCCTGGAGAAGGAGGGCAATTACCGGGGGATAAAGTAGACAGCTGGATTGGAAAAACCCGCCATGCTACACCGGGTGTAGGCTTAATTTCTCCACCACCGCATCACGATATTTATTCAATAGAAGACTTGGCGCAGCTAATCTTTGATCTGAAGAATGCAAACAGACATGCACGGATTAGCGTTAAACTTGTTTCAAAGGCAGGTGTTGGAACTATTGCTTCGGGTGTAGCAAAAGCGAAAGCTGATCATATTTTAATATCAGGTTATGATGGAGGTACAGGTGCATCTCCGATAAGTTCTGTAAGACATGCCGGATTACCGTGGGAACTTGGACTGGCAGAAACACATCAAACCTTAATTAAAAATAAGTTAAGACAAAGGGTTACTATTCAGACAGACGGGCAGATAAAAACAGGCAGAGATATTGTTATTGCTACTTTGCTTGGTGCGGAAGAATGGGGAATAGCAACATCAGCACTGATTGTACAGGGATGTATCCTGATGCGTAAATGCCATCTCAATACATGTCCTGTCGGTATTGCTACCCAAAATCCTGATTTAAGAGCAAAATTCTCTGGCAGTGCGGATCATCTGGTTAACTATTTCAGATTTCTGGCAACGGAGGTAAGAGAATTGATGGCAGCGTTAGGATTCAGGACGATAGATGAAATGGTAGGGCAGTATCAGTGTCTGACTAAAAAAGATAAGCTTAAACACTGGAAACACCAGAATATAAACCTTAATGATTTCCTGCAAAAAGTTGAAAATGATTTACCGTTAGTTAAATCAGAAGATCAGGATAATGAATTGGATGACTCTATATCCTGGAAAATGCTGGAAGCAGCGCAAGAGGCACTGCAGAATGAAGGTAAGGTTAGAGCTTTCTTTGAGGTTAAAAATACAGACAGGGCAATTGGAACTATTTTGTCCCATGAAATTACCAAGAAATATAAATCAGAGGGAATGAATGAAGATTCACTGGTATTCGACTTCAAAGGAACTGCAGGACAAAGCTACGGTGCATTTTGTAATAAAGGACTTACAATGATTCTGGAAGGTGATGCTAATGATTATTTTGGTAAAGGACTTTCCGGAGCTAAGCTGGCTGTAAAACTACCTAAAGAATCTAAAATTAAGGCACATGAAAACAGTATTATCGGTAATGTAGCTTTATACGGAGCTACTAGTGGAAAAGCTTTTATTAACGGAATGGCAGGAGAGCGTTTTTGTGTTCGTAATTCCGGAGCAACAGCCGTTGTGGAAGGAGTAGGTGATCATGGATGTGAGTATATGACAGGAGGAACAGTTGTTATTTTAGGTGATGTCGGAAGGAATTTTGGAGCTGGAATGAGCGGTGGGATTGCATATGTATGGGATATCAATAAATCTCTTGACAAGAATTTTAATCCGGATATGGCAGATTTGGAGTCATTGGAGGAGTCTGATGTTCAGCTAATCAAGCAATTAATAGAGGAGCATGTAGCCATTACAGGGAGTGAGATAGGTCAGTATTTACTAAGTGATTTTGAACAAGCATTGGGATACTTTGTAAAGGTATATCCGAGAGATTATAAAAAAGCTTTACTAAAGCAAAAAGAAAACAAAGAAACTAATTAG